GACACCATATTGTCGTGGTACGTCCCACATTACATACCACTACAGCGTCCGCATGGTCCTAGGCCAATGCTGTCAAGAGATCACCAGGTCAGATGTTCTCAGCCTTGCTAGTAAGAAGCCGGTTCCGCTCGTGCACCTCACTCGCGGCTCAGGCTGTCAACAAGCCTCCAGACGCTCGAACTCGGGTTGGAGAACCTTGGCGACCCATCACCCTCATGACGCTGATCAAGTTTGATCGCGCGAGTTCGAGCAATCTTGTAGCTTTGGTCAAGAGACGGCCATGCTGACAGCGCTATCGACTTCTTGTCGATCAGTCCCAGATTCCTGGCACGGCTCTGAGCAGCGCGCCGGTCGATTGCCCTGTTGTGCTCTTCGACGTGGAGGAGCAACCAAAGTTCGAAGCAAGGGTTTGAGATCGCTGTCTGTATACTATTTTGCTGCGCCTCCACCCTCGCTTGCTTCACGTTGGGGTGCTTATCAATGTCGAAGACGACCCAGATCTCATCGAACTCGAGCAC
This window of the bacterium genome carries:
- a CDS encoding RloB family protein, with the translated sequence MKRPKGGRPTRSLGREEVRRIVRVHSEGTVTELGYLRHIARGNTKVTLTFGPGGMVPLSLVDRARADIRERRRRNAVLEFDEIWVVFDIDKHPNVKQARVEAQQNSIQTAISNPCFELWLLLHVEEHNRAIDRRAAQSRARNLGLIDKKSIALSAWPSLDQSYKIARTRAIKLDQRHEGDGSPRFSNPSSSVWRLVDSLSRE